CCATAATTATAGACAGTATATAATGTTAGTGCAGTTCTAACAaagtcacatttactgtatatgaatgaactgtgtgtttggatggaGCAGTCAGAGCGATCAGTAGCTGATACATGTTCATCGTGTGTCAGTACGAGCACTGCGAGAGTCCATCATGGCCGACTGCAGAGGATGTGAGGTTAAGTGGTGCCAGCCAAtgcagagaggggaggagggaggccGACACACTGACAGCTGGTACGAGTGATTAGAGCGTGTAGTGATGCAGAGAAGGCATCAAAGCTCTTTAGGGAGAATCCCTAACAGGGAGGAGGCAAGGAcggacacacacgcacacacacacacacccaaaatCCTGATACACAACTTCCTGGTTTCTAAAACTGCTTTTAAACCAAGCTCACAGCCCCAGCAGCGAATTGGCTGCACAGGCCATCTGCCATTCTCAGATACATCCTCAACCAATAGGTTATGAGTAGGTCTACACACAAATATTCTGACTATGGGAAACTGGTAATACAAGGACGTGGGTGGAGTTGTTAGAGTTTATTGGGTGTGGAGGTTACTGGATCTTCTCATTAATCTCCTACACTAATGGCTCACTTCATGGTTCAGTTGATGCTGTCTCAACTGCTCTGTATCCCTGTGTATATTATTGTCCCTGTAATATTAAAGGTGTTTTACACTGGTTGctgtcagtgtcacattatgTGGGATGAATTCAAATACAGAAGAACAGTGATGGAACAGGAGTCAGGGATGTTTTAGTtatcagaaaaagaaatgaagaggaagagactggattcattcattcatcgGTCACAGTAGTAACAACCGTGCTGCTCCCCTGTACTTCAGCCAGGCCATGTCTtggtacacacaaacacaggaagactCTGGATTACATTAATCCATGGACAGGGGGGGTATTTTTAGGACTTCATGATCAGAGAGAGACATGGTGCAACCATCAAAGCAAACAGATAATGTTTGTCATCTATCCAGATGGATTCTCTAGGAGAAGGGTTAATTATGTATCATCTAGCAGGAACCAAAATGCTGACAAGTCACTCTGCAATATAAAGCTTCACTGAAAGTATCAGAGGACTTTTGTGAATTGTGAATCGAGAGCCAAACAAAGAGCAGTGCTAACTGGcttcaaaacacactgtaataaaataatctgaTTCTAAACTCAGTGACCTCCTCAGCAGGCTATTAACTGAACGAAAACAGATATTATAGTGTTTTAATGTAACTGTAGCAGCAAGTCActaaaataatgacatgtcGTTATGATGCacgtgaaacacacacacacacacacacacacacacatacacacacactcttaattacacatacacaaatggcATTTATGTCTCTTGATTAAGAAATTaactaaaaaatacaatttatctCAGTGTTCAGCACTAAGACAGTGATGAGACATCTGTCCTTTTACACCCTCTAGTGGGAAGAAAGAAACTTCCTCATGAATAATATGAGGCTGTGCAACCTATGTGCAGGGTTGTGTGTGAGCATGGccatttactgttgtttatgACGAAAAATGAAAAGTGGCAACAGAAAAGCATGACAAACGTGGAGGCAGAACAGAAGATGAACTGAAACTATGAATAACATGTTACATGCTGGTTTGGGAAAAGCAgtaatgttatatttaaatcaGTGTTGACGAGAAATGTGGTTCTTCCACGCTGATAATCAGCAGCTGTGCAGTTTATAAACTCTTCACTGTTTACTTTAAGAgtaaaaaaactgtattaatcccagaactaaatagttttgttttagatAGTATAAAGATTTATATTGTGTACTGTGTCTTGTCAGACAGCAGAGGGCGTCATGGATCTCTCTGCAGGACACCAACCAATTAACAGGACATCAGCTTTAGTCCTCCAACTCTGTTTCTGGATGGTTAATCCCTGTTTGAAAAATGCTTCCTGATaaataagacagaaaagaaaaaaatatttttgttagTAGTAGTTGGATTTAAAGGGCAGTAAAATGTGCTTGTAACTTTCATTTCAGTGTCAAGCAGGTCTGTGTGTCCACTACAGCGCTgattgtatatttgtgtttcgCTGACACACAACTCTAGTGTTGATTTACGTGTTTTTTAAgtagttataaaataaaaaagataatgtGCAGAGAGATCGTCATTAGGGCAGCATGAGCACCTTCACTGTGATCAGTTTAGAAACCTCGTTGGGGCTTTATTTTACAACACGTGTTGCCATGGCACCATTGTTTaccaataacaataataatagctTCCTCATCAGCAAACATAACAATTCTTTTTCTATTAGTTTAGAAAACACTCACCTGAGGCCTCACAAGAGCCCAGCTCAGCTCTGCAGAGAAAGAACCTGGATTTTCCACACGAACAacactgtaaatacataaacacaaacacatttctaatttGTTACCAACTTGATCTCATTGTGGGAATTTCCCATGTTGCAGACTATGCAGTTATTCTTCATTTTGTCCAGATGCTTCCTCTCTGCCACGTTTTTTATTGCCTGtggtgaaattaaaatgaaataaacccTGATCAAAATTACTActtgtaatatataatatgcaTACCTGTATCATCACTGAAGCTCTTCTAACTGTGCttattaaatacacacaactgGAAGTCAAactaacacagacacagttcaaccagctacaataaaaaaatctttatcaAGGGAGGACTTCttcaaaaaaaaatttaattaaatttaattgggTGAGATTTTTAGGTTGTAGTGGTCAAAGAGTAGCGTTTAATCTTTAACTAAATCTAAttagaaatatattaaaaccaATTGGCTATAACTATAGCAATAAAATGTATACTTTTTTATCAAcagaatttacattttgatgtgttttacagtagTAAGTTGAGCTGCCAGGTCTCAGCACAGACCCATCGGTCAACACACCATCAAAAGAGGGAATAAGAGTTAAATAGCACAAGATGATCAACAGAGAAAgtaaagaagaataaataatgAGTCGGGTGGAGGAGCAGTTGGTGCAGGCAGCTGTGCCTCCTTCAGCCgaagcagcagctgttgaaTTGTGAGTCAAAGAGATGGTGCAGACTGGCCAGCGACTCAGGGGCAGCTGGTCAGCTCAGACAAAGTCTCAATCAAGACCCACAGAAGACCACTCACACAAAGAATCAGCAGGACAAACTGTATGTTGGACGGTGCTTTAAGTAACAATCAGTCAAACTGTGACACTAACTAAATCTCTGTCAGTGTCAAGTTTGTTGACTTGTGTGTGAACTGACCGTTGTCTGAGCAGTGATGCTGGGGGTTTCTAACTATCAAAGAAGGTACCAAGTCCCATAAAACCTGGGtccattttgtatttgtatttagatattgtcattttatctctttttcttgtgtgttgtttctttcttactATAAATTATACTAGTGTGGTTTGTAGTCTCACAGACTTTACCCCGATTTATCTTCTTTGAATCTGTAAATTCTGAAAATCAGTTTTGAGAGAGGCCTTTAGAGGTCTTCTGACCTTTGCGTGTGGGGTAAATACCATCATCAGTGCTGTCGCTGCACACTGCAAGACAGAAATTAgagtaaatgtaacattttaacTCTTCAGAGTCAAACACTGTCTATACATGATTATAGTTTCCAGTGTTGTTTCTGATGCAGCGTTTAAAGTCAGACATCTCATAGGCAATACTTTTCTCTAGTCCTTTGACCACAGTTCAGATTAGGACAGATTTAAAGAAacttaattttttcttttaattaagtTTTAGCTGTAGGAGAAAGCACAAAAGTTAATCCTGTGATTGTACATGTCATGAATCAGAACAGACTCTGTTTGTATATCAAAGATATGTGATCACACATAATAAATCGTTCATGTTTTGTACCTGCATTGTTAtcagttagtttgttagttagCTTTAAATGGTTTTTTAATATaactataaaaacacttttaaacacttcttttcattcttttcagTCCCTACAGCCAAAGACTTAATTCACCAGTCACGAGGAGCAGCCTCAGATCAAGCCTTCAAAATCtcataaacaacattaaattaactattCACCTTCAGTTCAGTTAGCTCACATCTTCAggacagaaaatatgaaaaaagtgTGCCTCACTATCCAGGATGCACTGCTGCTCAGACAGGAATCCCGCTTAGTGGTGTcctttattatctttattattattattatacagtcATACTATATATACTGTCGTGATCTACACCATCTCAGTCCTGAAGTGTGTAAATGCACTTACCTTCAGCCTTCTGAGCATCAGTAACCAGCCCCCCTTATCTCAGAGTTGGATGCATCTGCCCTACATGTTCACACATGGTGtccacctcctctctgctgcttgtAGCAGCTGCATCAGGTTTGAGCTGTTTTTTTACTGCTTGATATTTATGTGGTAGTGGAACTGTCCTGCTTTGTCTCCTGATTCGGCACAACGCCATCCTCCTGATGTGGTTCAGAATAATCATTAGGTAATCGCACTTCCTCCCACAGGGTTTGTGTCTGgctcttttcctctgctgtgaATCCACTGGCTGCCAGTGATGAAGCAAATCAGAATCCTGCTTAGGTGATCTGACAGCAGACCAAATGACAGCTTAGCCGTACACTTCCCACACAGCCATATTTTCTATTGTGAAAGATGTCAGCATGACATCATGAGCCActttgactaaatgtaaagtagAGAATTAGTCCTGGATGCTGTGTGCACAGAGTAAACACCCTCTGTGTAGCCTGGACATGTCAGCAATGTCAATTGTTCTCCCGTTAGTGCCAAAAAGCTTAAGTCGCACTTCAAGACCTCAGGCATGTAGACCTACAAAACCACTTCTTTATTCTGTATTGTCTTTGACAGCAGAATGCGGTTCAAAATCCAGGATACATATTTATAATACACTCCTTTAGCATCAGTAGTGGCCCCATGCACAAATTTCTCATAATCCACAGTGTGATTGGCCTCTTgaatacagttgtgtagttaTGTCGAGGGTATGTTGAGAAAAACAAGTCTGGTGCCCAGGTGAACATAAAATAAGATTTTCTTTCAGTACCACTTCCTCCTGTTCAAATGCACTTTCAGAGTAAAGGATTCAAaggttttattataaaatgcGAACTTTGCGTTTGATTGGACAGTGTCATCACACTGAGCGACAGtggacagacacaaaaagactcATTTTGCAAAATGCGCACTTGCTTCAAAGTCTTTACCAAACAtcacagctgaaaaacacacagttaaaaccCTTTAGGTTTCAAACACTGAAGTTTCTGGTGTAGAAGCGTCAACAGGAATCAGATTCTTCTTCCACTAGAGGGCGTAACAGTTCCACAGCTGTTTCCAAGACTGAGACAGAAACTTTCTGTCCTTAATATGAAGGCTGGATGTTTCCTTCTGTGCCTTGTTAATCAGTAATCAGTAGAGGTTTACAACCCCAACTTTAGAGGGCTGCTGGGGAAGTGGCCTTGCAGTGCACCGTAAGAGACTGAACAAACTCAGAAAAAAGGAGACCAGCTCTGTGCTctctcttattattattgttactgtgATGCTTTTCTCACATTATCTGAATGAAACTGAATCGCTTGTTACTTTGCTGtgaaatatttgtacttttgtttatGACATGAGAATATATGAAATGCAATAGTAAATAAAGTACTTCACTTCATCTCACTTCATCCTAACTGGGTAATATGAAGTTGTAGCGTTGTGCTGTGCGTCTGTAGAAACGTGTGGTTGACAGGTTGTTACAGATACAAGACAGCACCACATTTCTTCTTGGGTCTTGAGCTTGTAAACATCTGTTATTCCAACCAAAGTGGAGCCTTGTTCTCCTCTGATGATAATGGAACCAATAAATTAGGCTTTGTGCATTTAATctatacattttgtttttcaaaattaaaacaactggCACTAAATTAAATGTTCTTTCATGATCTCCTTTAtttaccaaaaacaaacaaacaaacagcattaaTATATGAAGAAATAAGGGCTGATATGGACATAAAGCTCttttcacattaacacagaTTACAGATGTTATTAGCTTtacatacacatgtatacatCTGTTTACAGTTGATAACACTCTTATCCTCTCTTGTTAattatcataaaatgttataattcagaatccttttttcatttttgctgaTTTTTCCAGTTTCACACGTCAGTGTGTCTCTTTTATGCAATAACATGTGAGTAGCATAGTGTCTTTTTCTATTGCTTATCTTCTTCTCATACATCTTCTTTACTGGAATGAAATCACAAAAGGTCACAAAACCTTCACATTAACCACAGTTTTACTGCTGAATTGGAAACAGATTTCATATAAGACAACACACTGCACAAGCTCgagtaaagaggaaaaacatcaTCTGTCATAGTAAAACAGTAGAACAACAAGTAGAAATGCACTCACACCATAATACAGCCGAGCATTACTGTACCAAGCCAtatctgtttaaaaaatattaaaagttcAGCAGTATGTTGGTTTGAGTGGCAGTGGGAATAAGTTCAACAAGTGATATAGAAACATGCACAACAAGAATAAAACTAGTCTATATGTCAACAATGTGTTTACTTCACTGCCAGCTTGCCATCAGTCACGAGTCAGTATTTGCAAACTCATCGTGCCGCACGTATGTTCTTGTACTGGCACAGAAGGAGGTGCTTGAAAGTGTTTTTGAAGGTGGGATTGCACAGGGCGTAGCAGGCTGGGttgacagtactgttgatgtagcAGAGCCAGTATCCGATGGTCCAGAGAGAGCTTGGGATGCAGGCCGAACAGAAGGTGTTGATCAGGACCATCACGTTGTACGGCGTCCATGTGGCAACGAAAGCGACCAGGATGGCCATGATGGTGCGCGTCACCTTCCTCTCCCTGGAggaaaagcttttctttttccactttgcCACAGCACTCTGCTTTGTTATCTGAAAATAGGAGAAGTTTAAATGgttgttaattaatttaagtgAGCCCACATACGAAACATCATGGCAATATTTGCAATTGTTAATTAGATATTTCACTCAAAACCGCAAATGTGGACCTCATGGTGTTGTAGTAGAAAAAGTCAGAAGGTCGTTAAAGTCACTGGGGAAATGTTGGCCAGATTTACAGCAAACAAATGTACCTTGAACAGTGTCCTTGAAACCAGTTTATCAGCAGCTGAGTTCTCCAGGGCAGGTGGCTGTGTTTGATTAGTCTTCTTCCCACCATTCAGTCCTTTCTGTGAGGACACAGCCACCACAGCTGTGTCCTTAGATGTTGAAGCATGAACACTTTCTGTCATCGAGTCCACCTGGTCAATGCTTTCTTCCTTGCAGGGGCCATTTCcgttctgctgctgcaacatctctttctccttcccaTCTCCCGCCTCCTCCTGAGTCTCTTTTGTTGTGGTGCAGTTGTTCTGGTCCTCACAGCCCTCCTGGCTGTGGGAGGGACCTTCTCCCAGACTGGTACCAGAGGTCTTCCTGCTGTCTCTCCTTATGCGGCTGCGGCTGGCTTTGGAGATGCGCCAATAAAGGTGGATCATGATGGCTACTGGCAGGTAAAAAGCTGCTATGGCTGTCCCAAATGTCACAGCTGGGTTTGAGAAGAACTGTATGTAGCATTGATATGATGGCACGGTTCTCCCTCCCACGATGAACTGCCAGAACAAAATGGCTGGAGCCCACAAGATGAAGGACAAGACCCAGGCGGCTGCAATCATCAGACCCGCCATCTTGGTGCTTCGGTGTGCTGGGTAACTCAGAGGTTTGGTGACACAGAAGTAACGGTCAAAACTGATGATGAGCAGGTTCATGACTGAGGCGTTGCTAACTACATAATCAACAGCCAGCCACAGGTCACACACCACTGCTCCCAAGGGCCAGTAGCCAATCACAATGTAGACAGTGTAGAGGTTCATGGAGCAGACACCAATAATGAGGTCTGCACAAGCCAGGCTGAACAGGAAGTAGTTGTTGACAGTCTGCAGGTTCCTGTTTACCTGTAGAGAAACAACACGGAGCAGGCTGTTACTCACCAGTCTTTTTTTGCACCATGTGATGTATGGTCTCTTCTTATTGGTTTACCCCTCTGCACAGGGTTGCCCATGATGTATTCTTATCTTTTAATCTGAGCTGCTTTTCAAGGTGTCCATTGATGGATGGTTCAAAATCATGAAtgagcaaaacaagaaaacccAAACCTTAATAGAAAGCATGACCAGGATGTTTCCAACAACAGTGATCACACTCAGAGATCCAGCCACCAGGATGATGAGCACCATCTCCACAGTCGTGTATGAACCGAGCGTGGTGTTGTTTTCGCCGCTGCTGGTGTTGGTAGAGTGCAATGAATACTCCATGCTGTCTCTTCTTGAATATCCTTCTCACCGATGCCTCAAGGTCATATCTGTTTACCTGTTAGTGACAAAGGTTTGAAAAAAAGAAGCCTTTTCCCACTGTTGGTGTTTGTCTGCACAAtcacacaattaaaaacaagcttagcttcactttatttttacagctggCAGGTGCTTGAGTGTTTTTGAGTCTGCAGTTTGGCCCAGGTGTGAAGGATGGACAGGTGAGCAAATAaaggctgctgcagcagctgtgtgcaCATACCAGGAATAACACATTGCAACTGGCCTGgatgttaaaatgtataaatctaCACAGTGAGTATTATCTCATATCTGTAAATCAGAGGTTATGGTAAAATGTACATCTGGTTAGTCTAAATTGTGTCAGATGttgcagaaataaacagatttcaAACCAGACTGACATTTGGTTtgatctatttttatttctcaaacCAACTATAAATGGTTTCTTTGTCAGGCTCTTTTCTACAGCTACTCGTTAAGCAACCTGAAGGCCTTAACTCTGATGAAATCTAACTTGACACGTTGAATGAGGCCACCTACACCTCTAGAGAGTTCATTTAAATTTCTTACTTGGCCATGAAATTCACAAAATGTCCTTTGAGTGTATCtaatctgtgtgtgagagccaATTCAAAAATGTCAAGTTGTTATCACAATCCTCCAGGTGTATAGAAGTAATTTCCTAACAACATCTCTCCTCCCGGATACGATGTCGGCACAGCCTGGTTTGAAAGCTGGATTTCCATTTGGGAAAATACAGCACTGAGAGTGTGAGTGAACATGCACGTGTCTAtttgtgctttctttttcaGACAGATGTCCAAATATACTTAAAGTCAAGGCAGGGCAGATTCTCTGAGGCTAAAGAAGGTTTGTCTGCCGGTCAGTTGTGGGGAAACAAGGGAAGTAAGTTACTCCGTGTAATGGAATTGCCTTTTCTGTGAGTTATGAAAGACTGTTTCAGTAAAAACAGACTTCCGTTATGACCACCCATGCTAAAAATGCAGGGGCAGTAATGGTGCTGTTTGgtgctttggataaaatcatCTGCTAAACAACACACGATGAGCAAATGGTCATACCTGGGTTTTTGTATTAATAATGGCCTGTGTATTCAAAATGGCTCCAGGCAAGCAACCTGACATCAAAACACTAAAATTAGAGTAACGCATCATTAACCGAGAAATACCAAGAAACATCAGGAATATT
This DNA window, taken from Anabas testudineus chromosome 6, fAnaTes1.2, whole genome shotgun sequence, encodes the following:
- the LOC113166008 gene encoding muscarinic acetylcholine receptor M2-like, with protein sequence MEYSLHSTNTSSGENNTTLGSYTTVEMVLIILVAGSLSVITVVGNILVMLSIKVNRNLQTVNNYFLFSLACADLIIGVCSMNLYTVYIVIGYWPLGAVVCDLWLAVDYVVSNASVMNLLIISFDRYFCVTKPLSYPAHRSTKMAGLMIAAAWVLSFILWAPAILFWQFIVGGRTVPSYQCYIQFFSNPAVTFGTAIAAFYLPVAIMIHLYWRISKASRSRIRRDSRKTSGTSLGEGPSHSQEGCEDQNNCTTTKETQEEAGDGKEKEMLQQQNGNGPCKEESIDQVDSMTESVHASTSKDTAVVAVSSQKGLNGGKKTNQTQPPALENSAADKLVSRTLFKITKQSAVAKWKKKSFSSRERKVTRTIMAILVAFVATWTPYNVMVLINTFCSACIPSSLWTIGYWLCYINSTVNPACYALCNPTFKNTFKHLLLCQYKNIRAAR